From one Dermacentor silvarum isolate Dsil-2018 chromosome 3, BIME_Dsil_1.4, whole genome shotgun sequence genomic stretch:
- the LOC125943943 gene encoding uncharacterized protein LOC125943943, which yields MRALHVMLVLAVAALAPACPHSLHNRFLKRTEFRCYPTLLSWYKICKILQTKDYGHFEHDYGNDDNVEDNYGGDSEEPGDEKEENEKETTTAAHASSTTSTVSSQHNSKSTRPATQQYSADVRSTENTPTKTQEMLVSASASPKGGSTAQIGTSATTYAQSTGLLVSTTKSATLTM from the exons CATGCCCGCACAGCCTTCACAACAGGTTTTTGAAACGGACTGAATTTCGATGCTACCCG ACTTTATTGAGCTGGTACAAGATTTGCAAGATTTTACAAACAAAGGACTACGGTCATTTTGAACACGACTATGGAAacgacgacaacgtcgaagacaATTACGGAGGAGACAGTGAGGAGCCGGGTGATGAAAAAGaggaaaacgaaaaagaaaccaCTACTGCCGCCCATGCGTCTTCGACTACTTCCACTGTGTCATCACAGCACAACTCGAAGTCGACAAGACCTGCTACACAGCAGTACTCAGCCGATGTCAGGAGTACAGAAAACACCCCGACTAAAACGCAAGAAATGCTGGTATCGGCTTCAGCGTCTCCGAAAGGTGGCTCGACAGCTCAGATAGGGACGTCAGCCACGACATATGCACAATCTACAGGATTACTGGTGTCGACAACCAAAAGCGCAACATTGACTATGTAA